From Piscinibacter gummiphilus:
GCGGGCGGCACCGTGGTGCACATCAACGCCGCTGTCGCGGGCCTGGTGGGTGCCTTCATGGTGGGCAAGCGCGTGGGCTACGGCAAGGAAGCCTTCACCCCGCACTCGCTGACGCTGACGATGGTCGGTGCCTCGCTGCTGTGGGTGGGCTGGTTCGGCTTCAACGCCGGCTCGGCCCTGGAAGCAGGCAACAGCGCCGTGCTGGCCTTCATGAACACCTTCTCGGCCACGGCCGCGGCGGTGCTCGCCTGGTCCATCGGTGAAGCGCTGATGCGCGGCAAGGCCTCGATGCTGGGTGCAGCGTCGGGTGCCGTCGCCGGTCTGGTCGCCATCACCCCGGCCGCCGGCAACGTCGGCCTGATGGGCGCGATCGTGATCGGCTTCGTTGCCGGCTTCGCCTGCCTCTGGGGTGTCAACGGCCTGAAGAAGATGCTCGGCGCGGACGACTCGCTCGACGTGTTCGGCGTGCACGGTGTCGGCGGCATCGTCGGCGCCCTGCTGACCGGCGTGTTCAACACGCAGGCCCTGGCAGGCCCCGGCTTGGTCGGCGACTGGGTCACCGCCTCGGTCACGTCCAACGGCATCGGCGCCCAGGTCTGGATCCAGCTGAAGGCTGTGCTGCTGACCGTGGTCTGGTCGGGTGTGGTCTCGGTGGTCGCCTTCAAGATCGTCGACCTGGTGATCGGTCTGCGCGTGCCGGAAGAAGAGGAACGCGAAGGCCTGGACATCACGTCGCACGGCGAAACCGCTTACCACCAGTAAGCCGTAGACAAGCAAGCGCACGCTTGCTGTCAACCGAAAAGGCCACCGCGAGGTGGCCTTTTCTTTTGCGGAACCGAATGCAGCGGACCGCGGCGCGCCGCTTGCACTGCGCCAATGCGACCCCAACTCCTAGAATTCCGACTCCTCCACCCTGTCTTCCGGGCCCTCACCCATGGTTCCGCACCTCATCACCGCACTCACCGGCCCGATCAACGAACTGGAGCAGCGCATCCTCGAATCGCTGCCCGCCATTGAGCGATGGTTCCGGCTGGAGTGGATGGAGCACACGCCGCCGTTCTACACCTCGGTCGACGTGCGCAATGCCGGTTTCAAGCTGGCGCCGGTCGACACTAACCTCTTCCCCGGCGGCTTCAACAACCTCACGCAGGAAATGCTGCCGCTGGCGGTGCAGGCGGCGATGGCCGCCATCGAGAAGATCTGCCCCGAGGCGAAGAACCTCCTCCTCATCCCCGAGCGGCACACGCGCAACACCTTTTATCTCTCGAACGTCGCCCGCCTGAAGCAGATCTTTCACCAGGCCGGCCTCAACGTGCGCCTGGGCACGCTCGACGAGAGCATCAAGTCGCCCACCCAGCTCGACCTGCCCGACGGCAGCTCGCTGATGCTGGAGCCCTTGATCCGCACCCGCGGCCGCCTGGGCCTGAAGGACTTCGACCCCTGCACCATCCTGCTCAACAACGACCTGTCGGCCGGCATCCCGAAAGTGCTGGAAGGTTTGCATGAGCAGTACCTCCTGCCGCCGCTGCACGCGGGCTGGGCGGTGCGCCGCAAGACCAACCATTTCCAGGCCTACGAGGAAGTCGCGAAGAAGTTCGCCAAGCTCCTGGGGATGGACCCGTGGCTCATCAACCCGATGTTCGCCAAGTGCGGCGAGGTCAACTTCACCGACGGCACCGGCCAGGAATGCCTGATGAGCAACGCCGAGGCGCTGCTCGCCAAGGTGCGCCGCAAGTACAAGGAATACGGCATCCAGGAGAAGCCCTTCATCATCGTGAAGGCCGACGCCGGCACCTATGGCATGGGCATCATGACGGTGCGCGACCCGAAGGATCTGGCCGACCTCAACCGCAAGACGCGCAACAAGATGAGCGTCATCAAGGACGGCCAGGAGGTGAGCGAGGTCATCCTGCAGGAAGGCGTGCCCACCTACGAGCGGGTGCACGACGCCGTGGCCGAGCCGGTGGTCTACATGATCGACCGCTACGTGGTCGGCGGCTTCTACCGGGTGAACGCCGAGCGCGGCATCGACGAGAACCTCAATTCCCCCGGGGCGAGCTTCGTGCCGCTGGCCTTCGCCGAGTCGAACCAGCTGCCCAAGCCGGGTGTGAAGCCCGGGGCCAGCGCACCGAACCGCTTCTACATGTATGGCGTCATCGCCCGGCTGGCGATGCTGGCCGCAGCGTATGAACTGGAAGCCACCGACCCCGACGCCGAGGTCTACGAATAAACCGTCGACGGCAGTTGCTGCATTGCAACATCCGTCACGGCCGCCCTCGGCGGGTCAAATGAGCGCCCAGGCCTGCGGAGCACAATAGGCCCCCTTTGGACTCCGCCGGGCTGCGCTCGTGCCCGGTCGACCGTGAATTCCCAGCGCCCCTCTTCCAGCCTTGCCGCGCTCACGCTCGCCGCTCTCGGCGTCGTGTATGGCGACATCGGCACCAGCCCGCTCTACGCCTTCAAGGAAGTCTTCGCCCACGGGCACGTGCCGCTGACCACGGACAACATCTTCGGCGTGCTGTCGCTGATGTTCTGGACGCTGACGATCATCGTCTCCATCAAGTACGTCGGCCTCATCCTGCGGGCCGACAACAATGGCGAAGGCGGCCTGATCGCGATGCTCGCGCTGGCCTCGCAGGCGGTGAAGGAGCGCCGCCGGCTGCACCGGGTGCTGATGGTGCTCGGCATCTTCGGCACCGCCATCTTCTTCGGCGACGGTGTCATCACCCCGGCGATTTCGGTGCTGTCGGCGGTGGAAGGCCTGGAGGTTGCCGCCCCGGGGCTGCACCGCTACGTGGTGCCGGTGACGCTGGTCGTGCTCACGGCCCTGTTTCTGGTGCAGCGCCACGGCACGGCGAGCGTGGGCAAGCTCTTCGGGCCCATCACGCTCCTGTGGTTCATCGTGCTCGCGCTGCTGGGCATCGTGCACGTGCTGAAGAACCCCGCGGTGCTGGCCGCACTGAGCCCGCACCACGCCCTGCGCTTCTTCGTCGAGCACCCGGGCATCGCCTTCATCGCCCTCGGCTCGGTGGTGCTGTGCGTGACCGGCGCCGAAGCGCTCTATGCCGACATGGGCCACTTCGGCAAGAAGCCGATCCGCCTGGCGTGGTTCGGCTTCGTCATGCCGGCCCTCGTCATCAACTATTTCGGCCAGGGCGCGATGCTGCTCGCGCACCCCGAGAACGTGAAGAACCCGTTCTACGAGATGGCGCCGCAATGGGCGCTCTACCCGCTGATTGCGCTCGCCACCGCCGCCACGGTGATCGCCTCGCAGGCGCTCATCACCGCGGCGTTCTCGGTCACCAAGCAGGCCATCCAGCTTGGCTACCTGCCGCGCTTGCGCATCCTGCACACCTCGGTCAAGGAAACGGGCCAGGTCTACGTGCCCTTCATCAACTGGAGTCTGTACGTCGCCATCGTGCTGGCGGTGGTGCTCTTCGGCAGCAGCAGCAAGCTCGCCGCGGCCTACGGCATCGCGGTGACGATCGACATGCTGATCACCACCACGATGACCTTCTTCGTCATCCGCTACGGCTGGAAGTACCCCTGGGCGCTGTGCGTGGCCGCCACCGGCTTCTTCTTCGTCGTCGACCTGATGTTCTTCTCGGCCAACATCATCAAGGTGTTCGACGGCGGCTGGTTCCCGGTGCTGATCGGCGCGGCGATGTTCGTGCTGATGATGACCTGGAAACAGGGCCGTGCGCTGATGCGCGAGCGCCTGCGCGACGACGCGATCGATCTGAAGAGCTTCCTCGAAGCGGTGTTCGTGAGCCCGCCAACGCGGGTGCAGGGCACGGCGGTGTTCCTCGTGCCCGAGGCGGGTGTCACGCCCAACGCGCTCCTGCACAACCTGAAGCACAACAAGGTGCTGCACGAGACCAACCTCTTCGTCACGGTGAAGCACCACGAGATCCCGTGGATCGGCTTCGACAAGCGCTGCGAGATCGAACCGCTCGGCCGCGACTGCTGGCAGGTCACGCTCAACTTCGGGTTCAAGAACGACCCCGACGTGCCGGAGGCGCTGGCGCTGCTGCGCCACCGCGGCGTGCAGCTCGACGACATGGAGACCTCGTACTTCCTGTCGCGCGACATCGTGATCCCGACCTTCGGCCAGGGCATGACGATGTGGCGCGAGAAGCTCTTTGCAAGCATGCACCACAACGCAAGCGGGGCGTCGGAGTACCTGAGCTTGCCGACGAACCGCGTGGTGGAGCTCGGCTCGAAAGTCGAAATCTAGCGCCCAGCCGCGATGCGCTCCCTGCTTCGCGACAGCTCGCTCTCCACCCTCGCAGCCGGGTTCATCGCCGTGCTGGTCGGCTACACCAGTTCGGTGGCCATCGTCTTCCAGGCCGCACGCTCGCTCGGTGCGGACGCCGCGCAGATCAGCTCCTGGATGTGGGCTCTCGGCATCGGCATGGGCGTGTGCGCATTCGGGGCCTCGATGTGGCTCAGGAAGCCGGTGATGATCGCGTGGTCCACCCCGGGTGCGGCGGTGCTCGCGACGGCCGGTGCAGCCGGTGGCTTCACCATGCCCGAGGCGATCGGCGCTTTCATGGTGTCGGCCGCGCTCATCGTGCTCTTCGGTGCGACGGGCTGGTTCGAGCGGCTGATGGACCGCATCCCGATGCCCATCGCCAACGCGCTGCTGGCCGGCGTGCTCGCGCGCTTCGGGCTCGATGCCTTCATCGCTGCGAAGTCGGCATTCGGCCTCGTGTTGGCGATGCTGCTGGCCTACCTCATCGGCCGGCGTTGGTGGCCACGCTACGCGGTGCCGGTGGTGCTCGCGGTCGGCACGCTGTGGGCTGCGCTGCACGGGCAACTGCACCCCGACGGCATCCACCTCGGCCTCACGATGCCGGTGTTCACCGCCCCTGCCTTCCACTGGCAGGCGATGGTGAGCCTCGCGCTGCCGCTCTTCGTCGTGACGATGGCCTCGCAGAACCTGCCGGGTGTCGCCGCCATCCGCGCAGCCGGCTACTCGATGCCCATCTCGCGCCTCATCACGATGACCGGCGCTGCGACGCTCGTGCTCGCGCCCTTCGGGGCTTATGCGATCAACCTCGCGGCGATCACCGCAGCCATCTGCATGGGCCGCGAAACACATGAAGACCCCGAGCGCCGCTACGCCGCCGCCGCGACGGCGGGCGTGCTCTACCTCGTCGTGGGGTTGTTCGGTGCGGCGGTTGCAGGCGTGCTGCTCGCCTTCCCGAAGGAACTGGTCGCCGCCATCGCAGGCCTCGCGCTGCTCGGCAGCATCGGCGGAGGCCTCGCCGGCGCGATGAAGGAAGACACCCACCGCGAGGCCTCGCTCATCACCTTCCTCGTCACGCTGAGCGGTCTTTCGCTGTGGGGCATCGGCTCGGCCTTCTGGGGTGTGGTCGCCGGCGCGCTCGCGCTTTTTGTGCAACAGTGGCGGCCCCGATCCACTGCCTGAGATGCCCCCATGAAGCTGTTGTTCGTGGCCGACCCGCTGGAGAGCTTCAAGACCTACAAGGACTCGACCTTCGCGATGATGCGCGAAGCCGCGTCACGCGGCCACGAGCTCTGGGCCTGCGAAGCGAAGGACCTGGTGTGGCAGCGCGGCGGGCAGGTGAGCGCGCAGGCCCGCCGCTTCACGCTGACGGGCGACCCGCACGACTGGTTCGCGCCCGAGGCCCGCACCGGCATCACCCTCGCCGGGATGGACGCGGTGCTGATGCGCAGCGACCCGCCCTTCGACAGCGAATACTTCTACGCCACGCATCTCCTGGAGCAAGCCGAGCGCGAAGGCGCACGCGTCTTCAACAAGCCCGCCGCGCTGCGCGACCACCCCGAGAAGCTCGCCATCCTCGAGTTCCCCCAGTTCATCGGGCCCACGCTGGTCACGCGCCATGCGGCGGAGATTCGTGCCTTCCATGCCGCGCACCAGGACATC
This genomic window contains:
- the gshB gene encoding glutathione synthase, coding for MKLLFVADPLESFKTYKDSTFAMMREAASRGHELWACEAKDLVWQRGGQVSAQARRFTLTGDPHDWFAPEARTGITLAGMDAVLMRSDPPFDSEYFYATHLLEQAEREGARVFNKPAALRDHPEKLAILEFPQFIGPTLVTRHAAEIRAFHAAHQDIILKPLDGMGGMGIFRVGPDGLNLGSIIETLNKHGAQTVMVQRYLPEIAQGDKRILIIDGEPIPHALARIPQGSEIRGNMAVGGKGVAQPLSARDHEIASTIGPILAERGLLLVGLDVIGDCVTEINVTSPTGFQEITQQTGFDVARAFINALERRSA
- a CDS encoding ammonium transporter, with translation MKKLIATLALGLAVLGFSGAVLAQAASAPEAAASVAAVAAPAAASAADAASAPAAAAAPVANKGDVAWMIVATLLVIMMTVPGLALFYGGLVRSKNMLSVLMQVLVTFSLIVVLWCIYGYSLAFTEGNSYIGGFDRLFMKGLFDPAAGTFAMAATFSKGVYIPELLFAAFQATFAGITCCLIVGAFAERIKFSAVLLFMVLWFTFSYAPIAHMVWFWMGPDAYASKEVVDAMNAKAGLIWQWGALDFAGGTVVHINAAVAGLVGAFMVGKRVGYGKEAFTPHSLTLTMVGASLLWVGWFGFNAGSALEAGNSAVLAFMNTFSATAAAVLAWSIGEALMRGKASMLGAASGAVAGLVAITPAAGNVGLMGAIVIGFVAGFACLWGVNGLKKMLGADDSLDVFGVHGVGGIVGALLTGVFNTQALAGPGLVGDWVTASVTSNGIGAQVWIQLKAVLLTVVWSGVVSVVAFKIVDLVIGLRVPEEEEREGLDITSHGETAYHQ
- a CDS encoding benzoate/H(+) symporter BenE family transporter, with translation MRSLLRDSSLSTLAAGFIAVLVGYTSSVAIVFQAARSLGADAAQISSWMWALGIGMGVCAFGASMWLRKPVMIAWSTPGAAVLATAGAAGGFTMPEAIGAFMVSAALIVLFGATGWFERLMDRIPMPIANALLAGVLARFGLDAFIAAKSAFGLVLAMLLAYLIGRRWWPRYAVPVVLAVGTLWAALHGQLHPDGIHLGLTMPVFTAPAFHWQAMVSLALPLFVVTMASQNLPGVAAIRAAGYSMPISRLITMTGAATLVLAPFGAYAINLAAITAAICMGRETHEDPERRYAAAATAGVLYLVVGLFGAAVAGVLLAFPKELVAAIAGLALLGSIGGGLAGAMKEDTHREASLITFLVTLSGLSLWGIGSAFWGVVAGALALFVQQWRPRSTA
- a CDS encoding potassium transporter Kup — encoded protein: MNSQRPSSSLAALTLAALGVVYGDIGTSPLYAFKEVFAHGHVPLTTDNIFGVLSLMFWTLTIIVSIKYVGLILRADNNGEGGLIAMLALASQAVKERRRLHRVLMVLGIFGTAIFFGDGVITPAISVLSAVEGLEVAAPGLHRYVVPVTLVVLTALFLVQRHGTASVGKLFGPITLLWFIVLALLGIVHVLKNPAVLAALSPHHALRFFVEHPGIAFIALGSVVLCVTGAEALYADMGHFGKKPIRLAWFGFVMPALVINYFGQGAMLLAHPENVKNPFYEMAPQWALYPLIALATAATVIASQALITAAFSVTKQAIQLGYLPRLRILHTSVKETGQVYVPFINWSLYVAIVLAVVLFGSSSKLAAAYGIAVTIDMLITTTMTFFVIRYGWKYPWALCVAATGFFFVVDLMFFSANIIKVFDGGWFPVLIGAAMFVLMMTWKQGRALMRERLRDDAIDLKSFLEAVFVSPPTRVQGTAVFLVPEAGVTPNALLHNLKHNKVLHETNLFVTVKHHEIPWIGFDKRCEIEPLGRDCWQVTLNFGFKNDPDVPEALALLRHRGVQLDDMETSYFLSRDIVIPTFGQGMTMWREKLFASMHHNASGASEYLSLPTNRVVELGSKVEI
- the gshA gene encoding glutamate--cysteine ligase, which encodes MVPHLITALTGPINELEQRILESLPAIERWFRLEWMEHTPPFYTSVDVRNAGFKLAPVDTNLFPGGFNNLTQEMLPLAVQAAMAAIEKICPEAKNLLLIPERHTRNTFYLSNVARLKQIFHQAGLNVRLGTLDESIKSPTQLDLPDGSSLMLEPLIRTRGRLGLKDFDPCTILLNNDLSAGIPKVLEGLHEQYLLPPLHAGWAVRRKTNHFQAYEEVAKKFAKLLGMDPWLINPMFAKCGEVNFTDGTGQECLMSNAEALLAKVRRKYKEYGIQEKPFIIVKADAGTYGMGIMTVRDPKDLADLNRKTRNKMSVIKDGQEVSEVILQEGVPTYERVHDAVAEPVVYMIDRYVVGGFYRVNAERGIDENLNSPGASFVPLAFAESNQLPKPGVKPGASAPNRFYMYGVIARLAMLAAAYELEATDPDAEVYE